DNA from Lentibacillus amyloliquefaciens:
CAGGCTGTTCAGGTGCTTCAGCCGGTTTTGGATTAGCGGAAGAAACCGTCTGTCCATTTGATTTTTTCATTGAAACACTTGTCCCATCCGATTCATAGGTGAATTCATCAATTGCTGATTGATCAACCAGTTTTATTAATTCGCGTATTTCCTGTACTTTTAACATGTCTGGCACTCCTTCATTTATTACAGATTAAGTCATGATTCTTTTAATATTTTACGATAACCGTTATTCAAACATCAACCCAGACTAATATGTAAAACGGTTGCAATATAGCTATTATATCAATTTCACCCGAAATATGCGAATGTTAGTTTATAGAGGGAATTTAAAATTAAAAATTAAAAGCCGGGTAGATTGTATCACCCGGCTTCATCCCATTTATTTTAATTAGCTTTCAACTGCCTGATAGTCAACATCTACTGTAATGTCGCCGAATTCATCACGAACCATTTGCATAATATTGACAACTTCTGAATTGCTTAGCTTTTCGGTTTCCTTCACATGGACAAGAACTTTACCATCTTCATGCCGTACAAGGACGTCATTGTAATCAGCTGCTGCCAAAATCGATTCTTCCAATATAGATTCCTTGCTTGAGATATCATCAAGCTGATTCATTTCGTCTCTTGCCTGGTTTTTTTCTTCTGTACTCGCCGTACTGGAGGCAACAACGTCATTCAGCCGGTCTTTTTCTTCACTGCGCTCGCTTTGTATCTCCATTCGGATTGTCGTAAACAACTCATCTTCAGATACGTTTGATATGTCGGTCACTTCGGCATTTGCATCGTCTTCAGATGCGTCACCTTCTGCATTTTCTGATGAAGCTGTCTCTTCAGAAGCCTCCTCCCCCTGATCTACATAAGCAAGATCCCCGCTGTTTCCAGGTGATGTCATGTAATAAACGCTTAATACAATCATTAAGCTTAGCATTGTTAATAGCCATACCGTCTGTTTTTTTAACATATAAAACCCTCCTAATTTTTTGGCATTACTGAAACTCTATGAACCGGAGCATCCAACACACGAGAGATTGCTTCTACAACCCGTTGTTCAACTGAAGCGTGATCAACTCCTTCGGCAACAATAAAAACCCCCCTTACATCCGGTTTTTCTGTCCGGACAAGCAATGGAACTTCCTTATCCCCCTGGTTTACTAATACAACTTGGGATTCTTCCTGCGTATCTTCAATGTCTCTGGTGCCGCCATTCGTGTCCGTTTCTTCTGTTATTTGCTGACCGGATATTAAATTTTTTTCATATATTTTTACTCTGGTTGACTCAAGATTTACCATAACTTCGGTGTTTGATACACCTTGTATTTGATTCAGCATTTCCTGAAGGTCCTCTTCATAACCTGCTTCAATTTCATCCACGTCTGAGGTCTTGCTTGAGTTGTTTGAAAATGTTTCATCTGCTGACTGTTCATTTGTTTCATTTGAATCAATATTAATCGTTGAATCATTGTCATCAGATCCCGCAGTTGAAAACACATTGCTTAAGATTATCAACAAGAGGCCAATTAAGCCTATAACAATAATATAGCCCGCTTTTTTTGAAGGTTTTCCTGCTGCATCCGAATTTTTAAATAGTTTTTTTAGATAATTTTTCAAGATGACCCTCCTTCCCCTTTAATGCTGATCTTTTCTTTATCCACCTTCCATACATCCTGCAGCAGTTGTTTAATCCCATTTACATCAACTTCCGCTTCCTTATCAGATGACTCTTCCATACCAATGGCGACATCTTCAACAGCATCCACGCTCCCTTCCTGTTCTTCAGCTTCCTGTAGCGTTACGTGAAGTTTATCCAAATTTTCATTCAGGTTTTCATATGTAACTTCACCCATATTTGCAATTTGAAAGTCGATATGCGTTATTTCCTGTTGATATTCTTCCTGTAAGGTATCGTTTGCCAGCTCTTTCAGTTGGACAGCCATCTGTTCTAAAATATATGCATGCTGGGAGTCTTGTATTTCTTTTTTTTGTGTTTTTATTAAATTTTCTGTTTCACTGTTTTCATTCTGCTGATATTCAACTTCATTTATTGATTGTTCGATTGCGCTTTTGACGTCCATGTCAAATAGATAAAAGACCGGCTTTAAGAAAATAAGAATTAAAATGAGACCAACCGTAAAATTGATATATTTTTTAACGGAAGTTTCCGGAACCAGCAAATCAACCACAGATGCAAGCAATAAAAAGATGATGATTTGAGTTACCCAATCGATT
Protein-coding regions in this window:
- the spoIIIAG gene encoding stage III sporulation protein AG; protein product: MKNYLKKLFKNSDAAGKPSKKAGYIIVIGLIGLLLIILSNVFSTAGSDDNDSTINIDSNETNEQSADETFSNNSSKTSDVDEIEAGYEEDLQEMLNQIQGVSNTEVMVNLESTRVKIYEKNLISGQQITEETDTNGGTRDIEDTQEESQVVLVNQGDKEVPLLVRTEKPDVRGVFIVAEGVDHASVEQRVVEAISRVLDAPVHRVSVMPKN
- a CDS encoding SpoIIIAH-like family protein translates to MLKKQTVWLLTMLSLMIVLSVYYMTSPGNSGDLAYVDQGEEASEETASSENAEGDASEDDANAEVTDISNVSEDELFTTIRMEIQSERSEEKDRLNDVVASSTASTEEKNQARDEMNQLDDISSKESILEESILAAADYNDVLVRHEDGKVLVHVKETEKLSNSEVVNIMQMVRDEFGDITVDVDYQAVES
- the spoIIIAF gene encoding stage III sporulation protein AF, whose amino-acid sequence is MDILIDWVTQIIIFLLLASVVDLLVPETSVKKYINFTVGLILILIFLKPVFYLFDMDVKSAIEQSINEVEYQQNENSETENLIKTQKKEIQDSQHAYILEQMAVQLKELANDTLQEEYQQEITHIDFQIANMGEVTYENLNENLDKLHVTLQEAEEQEGSVDAVEDVAIGMEESSDKEAEVDVNGIKQLLQDVWKVDKEKISIKGEGGSS